One Thiomicrorhabdus sp. genomic region harbors:
- the eno gene encoding phosphopyruvate hydratase, translating to MSLIKDIKARQVIDSRGNPTVEAEVFLEDGSFGRGISPSGASTGSREAIELRDGDKSKFGGKGVLTAVNNIKTEIRDTLIGLDATDQKAIDTAMINLDGTDNKARLGANAILAVSIATAQAAAASKGLPLYAYLKTDDYKMPVPMMNIINGGEHADNSVDFQEFMIMPVGAPSMSEAIRYGAEVFHALKKVLHDKGYNTAVGDEGGFAPDLKSNEEAITVILEAIEAAGYKAGEDIMIAMDAASSELYKDGNYYLGSEDKTLTSAEMVDFLGEWVNKYPIISIEDGLDESDWDGFKLQTEKYGDRLQIVGDDLFVTNPKILAEGIEKGIGNSILIKINQIGTLTETFEAIDMAKKAGYTAVVSHRSGETEDTTIADIAVATGAGQIKTGSLSRTDRIAKYNQLIRIEEALGDEAVYPGKAAFYNLK from the coding sequence ATGTCATTGATTAAAGATATTAAAGCGCGTCAAGTTATTGATTCTCGCGGCAATCCAACCGTTGAAGCAGAAGTCTTTCTGGAAGACGGCTCTTTCGGTCGCGGAATTTCTCCATCTGGAGCTTCTACCGGTTCTCGTGAAGCGATTGAATTGCGTGACGGCGATAAATCGAAATTCGGTGGCAAGGGTGTTCTGACAGCGGTAAACAACATCAAAACCGAAATTCGCGATACGTTGATCGGTTTAGATGCGACTGATCAAAAGGCAATCGATACTGCCATGATTAATCTTGACGGTACCGATAACAAGGCTCGCTTGGGTGCAAACGCCATTCTTGCCGTTTCAATCGCGACCGCTCAGGCAGCCGCTGCTTCCAAGGGTCTGCCGCTTTATGCCTATCTTAAAACGGACGATTATAAAATGCCGGTACCGATGATGAACATCATCAACGGTGGTGAGCATGCTGACAACTCAGTGGATTTCCAGGAATTCATGATCATGCCGGTTGGCGCACCTTCCATGTCCGAAGCCATTCGCTACGGTGCGGAAGTGTTCCACGCTTTGAAAAAAGTGTTGCATGATAAAGGTTACAACACTGCTGTTGGTGACGAAGGTGGTTTTGCGCCGGATCTTAAGTCTAACGAAGAAGCGATTACCGTTATTCTTGAAGCGATTGAAGCGGCAGGTTATAAAGCGGGCGAAGATATTATGATCGCAATGGATGCAGCTTCTTCCGAGCTTTACAAAGATGGTAACTATTATCTTGGATCAGAAGATAAGACATTGACTTCAGCTGAAATGGTCGATTTCCTGGGTGAATGGGTGAACAAATACCCAATCATTTCGATTGAAGACGGTTTGGATGAGTCCGACTGGGATGGTTTCAAACTGCAAACTGAAAAATACGGTGACCGTCTGCAGATCGTTGGTGACGATTTGTTCGTAACCAATCCGAAAATTCTTGCAGAAGGGATCGAAAAAGGAATCGGTAATTCCATTCTGATCAAAATCAACCAGATCGGTACTTTGACAGAAACGTTCGAAGCAATTGACATGGCGAAGAAAGCCGGATACACCGCGGTTGTTTCGCACCGTTCAGGTGAAACAGAAGATACCACCATCGCCGATATCGCGGTTGCGACCGGTGCAGGTCAGATCAAAACCGGTTCTCTGTCTCGTACCGACCGTATCGCCAAGTACAACCAATTGATCCGTATTGAAGAAGCGCTGGGCGATGAGGCCGTTTATCCTGGTAAAGCTGCATTCTATA
- the kdsA gene encoding 3-deoxy-8-phosphooctulonate synthase — MKLCHFDVGIDQPFFLIAGPCVIESEALALETASQLKALTDELNIPFIYKSSFDKANRSSTKSFRGLGLEEGLRILQKVKDEIGVPVLTDVHEDTPLDEVASVVDVMQTPAFLVRQTNFIQNVCRQGIPVNIKKGQFQAPWDMDQVVAKAHEVGNENIMVCDRGTSFGYNTLISDMRGLASMRKTGCPVVFDATHSVQQPGGQGSTSGGQREMVPVLARAAVAAGISGLFMETHPDPQNALSDGPNMWPLGNLKPLLETLKAIDSAVKSQGFIENELLGV; from the coding sequence ATGAAATTATGTCACTTTGATGTCGGTATCGATCAGCCGTTTTTCCTGATTGCCGGGCCGTGCGTTATTGAGTCGGAAGCGCTGGCTTTGGAAACCGCCTCGCAGCTCAAAGCCTTAACTGATGAGCTGAATATTCCGTTCATTTATAAATCCTCTTTTGATAAAGCCAACCGCTCTTCAACCAAAAGTTTCCGCGGTTTGGGGTTGGAAGAGGGGCTGCGAATTCTGCAAAAGGTCAAAGATGAAATCGGCGTGCCTGTTCTGACCGATGTGCATGAAGACACACCGCTGGATGAAGTCGCTTCGGTTGTTGATGTAATGCAAACACCGGCTTTTTTGGTTCGTCAAACCAACTTTATTCAAAATGTCTGTCGTCAGGGAATTCCGGTCAATATCAAGAAAGGACAGTTCCAGGCTCCTTGGGATATGGATCAGGTGGTGGCGAAGGCTCACGAAGTCGGTAACGAAAACATCATGGTATGCGATCGTGGAACTTCGTTCGGTTACAACACCTTGATTTCCGATATGCGCGGACTGGCTTCAATGAGAAAAACCGGTTGTCCCGTGGTGTTCGATGCGACACATTCGGTTCAACAACCGGGCGGCCAGGGAAGCACTTCCGGTGGACAAAGAGAAATGGTTCCTGTTCTGGCTCGTGCTGCAGTGGCAGCCGGTATTTCCGGTCTGTTCATGGAAACGCACCCTGATCCGCAAAATGCTTTGAGTGACGGGCCGAATATGTGGCCGCTGGGTAATCTGAAGCCTTTGCTGGAAACTCTGAAAGCCATTGACAGCGCAGTGAAATCTCAAGGTTTTATTGAAAACGAATTGCTGGGTGTCTGA
- a CDS encoding CTP synthase — MTKFIFVTGGVVSSLGKGIAAASLGALLEARGLKVSMLKMDPYINVDPGTMSPLQHGEVFVTDDGAETDLDLGHYERFVQRHFTRHNSFSTGQVYETVIRNERRGDYLGGTVQVIPHITDEIKNRIKSAAEGYDVALVEVGGTVGDIESLPFLEAIRQLSLEVGRNHSLFMHLTLLPYIAVAGEVKTKPTQHSVKELRSIGIQPDILICRSELALEAAEKRKIALFTNVEERAVISSLDAESIYAVPRMLHEQGLDDLVVDRLGLEVPAADLSDWDAVVDAQKHPQTSVEIAMVGKYVDLTEAYKSLIESLVHAGIHTRTQVNIEYIDSEELETAGIECLKNKDAILVPGGFGERGVEGKISAIQYARENKVPYLGICLGMQMAVVEFSRHVAGLEKAHSTELNSQTPHPVVALITEWTDESGQTIERDETADLGGTMRLGGQNCQLEEGSKIAAIYGSTHIRERHRHRYEVNDGYVARLEAAGLHFAGRSEDGNLVETIELPDHPWFVASQFHPEFTSTPRNGHPLFKAFVEAANRYKQG, encoded by the coding sequence ATGACTAAATTTATCTTCGTGACAGGTGGCGTGGTTTCTTCCTTAGGAAAGGGAATTGCGGCGGCCTCTCTTGGAGCTTTGCTTGAAGCCAGAGGCCTGAAAGTAAGTATGTTAAAAATGGATCCGTATATTAACGTTGATCCTGGAACCATGAGCCCGCTACAGCACGGGGAAGTGTTTGTAACCGACGATGGTGCGGAAACGGATCTCGACCTTGGGCATTACGAACGTTTCGTTCAGCGGCATTTTACCCGCCATAACAGCTTCTCGACCGGTCAGGTTTATGAAACGGTCATTCGTAACGAGAGACGAGGAGATTATCTGGGGGGAACCGTGCAGGTTATCCCGCATATCACCGACGAAATCAAAAACCGCATTAAAAGCGCTGCGGAAGGTTACGATGTTGCGCTTGTCGAAGTTGGCGGTACAGTCGGCGACATTGAGTCGCTGCCTTTTCTGGAAGCGATTCGTCAGTTGAGCCTGGAAGTCGGACGTAATCATTCTTTGTTTATGCACTTGACTCTCCTGCCTTACATTGCCGTAGCCGGTGAGGTAAAAACCAAGCCGACACAGCATTCGGTCAAAGAATTGCGTTCAATCGGAATTCAGCCGGATATTCTCATTTGTCGTTCCGAGCTTGCGCTGGAAGCGGCCGAGAAACGAAAAATTGCACTTTTCACCAATGTTGAAGAGCGTGCAGTAATCAGCTCTCTGGATGCGGAAAGTATTTATGCGGTTCCGAGAATGCTGCATGAACAGGGGTTGGATGATCTGGTCGTTGATCGCCTTGGTCTGGAGGTTCCCGCCGCTGATTTGAGCGATTGGGATGCCGTGGTCGATGCTCAGAAACATCCTCAGACTTCCGTCGAAATCGCGATGGTTGGTAAGTATGTTGATCTGACCGAAGCATATAAATCCTTGATTGAATCACTGGTTCACGCCGGTATTCATACCCGCACACAGGTTAATATCGAATACATCGATTCCGAAGAACTGGAAACCGCAGGTATCGAGTGTTTGAAAAACAAAGATGCCATTCTGGTTCCAGGTGGTTTTGGAGAACGCGGTGTCGAAGGTAAAATCAGTGCAATTCAATATGCCCGCGAAAATAAAGTCCCGTATCTTGGTATTTGTCTGGGCATGCAAATGGCTGTGGTGGAATTTTCCCGGCATGTGGCCGGTTTGGAAAAGGCTCACAGTACTGAATTGAACTCTCAAACACCACATCCGGTTGTCGCTTTGATTACCGAATGGACCGATGAAAGTGGCCAGACCATCGAACGTGACGAAACTGCCGATTTGGGCGGAACCATGCGTTTGGGTGGCCAGAATTGTCAGCTGGAAGAGGGCAGTAAGATTGCTGCGATTTATGGCAGTACACATATTCGTGAACGCCATCGCCATCGTTACGAAGTCAATGATGGTTATGTTGCCAGGCTGGAAGCTGCAGGATTGCATTTTGCCGGGCGTTCGGAAGACGGTAATCTGGTAGAGACAATCGAGCTGCCGGATCATCCGTGGTTTGTTGCCAGTCAGTTTCACCCGGAATTTACTTCGACACCTCGTAACGGACATCCGTTGTTTAAAGCTTTTGTTGAAGCTGCCAACCGTTACAAACAAGGATAA